One genomic region from Spirosoma sp. KCTC 42546 encodes:
- a CDS encoding glycosyltransferase, whose product MPAPIVLFAYKRASELQRTVTALQANYLADQSELYVFVDGPRPGRADELAKVDAVRAVLDNLTGFRRIHRLYREQNMGCANSIIAGVTAVLQTHPSVIVLEDDIVTSRNFLDYMNQCLERYADTPTVFSIGGYTFPFPRPQGYESDVYFFGRTCAWGWGIWADRWEQVDWALRDFDTFITDESACKAFNANGQDRVRMLKRAYTKEIDAWDIRLCYSEFKWGGVTVYPTISKTINIGIDSVDSTTEVVYNRYKTVLDNSLPRRLQLPADVSVNPAYARRFRRKFSVPVRMWNKLKTFLLASRLAIGKRAGVGKPVEQ is encoded by the coding sequence ATGCCTGCTCCCATTGTTTTATTTGCCTATAAACGTGCCAGCGAACTTCAACGAACAGTAACCGCGCTTCAGGCCAACTACCTGGCGGACCAAAGCGAGTTGTATGTTTTTGTCGATGGGCCCCGGCCCGGACGTGCCGATGAGTTGGCTAAAGTAGACGCTGTACGGGCCGTTCTGGATAATCTTACTGGATTTCGACGCATCCACCGGCTATATCGGGAGCAGAATATGGGCTGCGCCAACTCGATTATTGCGGGGGTAACGGCTGTACTGCAAACCCATCCGTCTGTTATTGTGCTGGAAGATGACATAGTAACCAGTCGCAATTTTCTGGATTATATGAATCAGTGCCTAGAGCGATACGCCGATACGCCGACGGTTTTTTCGATTGGGGGCTACACGTTTCCGTTTCCACGACCTCAAGGCTATGAATCGGATGTGTATTTTTTCGGGCGGACCTGCGCCTGGGGGTGGGGCATCTGGGCCGATCGCTGGGAACAGGTCGATTGGGCGTTGAGGGATTTTGATACGTTTATTACCGATGAATCGGCCTGTAAAGCGTTCAATGCCAATGGCCAGGATCGGGTTCGCATGTTGAAACGAGCCTATACAAAAGAAATTGATGCCTGGGATATTCGCCTGTGTTACAGCGAGTTTAAATGGGGTGGCGTAACGGTCTATCCTACCATTTCCAAGACAATCAATATCGGCATCGACTCGGTCGATTCAACTACGGAGGTTGTATACAATCGGTATAAAACGGTGCTGGATAATAGCCTACCCCGGCGGCTTCAACTACCGGCCGATGTGTCGGTTAACCCAGCGTATGCACGGCGGTTTCGCCGGAAGTTTAGTGTTCCGGTGCGGATGTGGAACAAACTAAAAACCTTCCTGCTGGCAAGTCGTCTGGCTATCGGAAAGCGCGCAGGCGTTGGTAAACCGGTGGAACAATAG
- a CDS encoding oligosaccharide flippase family protein, with translation MSKHHRIDARSLIVYRNVIESIFLKGAGVVIGFLTVTLTVQFISVKDFGIWMTITFLTSWFSLVDVSFGNGLRNSLVLFFDTGNDAAAKNYVSTLYFLSGAFALMFCVIFGTLHFFLDWTSLLNIDSDQPALINTIITYTLISFSIQLLLKPINSILLADQRAAAVAWILLIVNVAVILLIYAASVFLHASLVVIAHIYNLVPVLVFGGVSVYFFRTTYARLAPGISYIDVSLIKKLVTISGQFFFLQLVSIIVFTSGGLFISYYLGSNSVAPYSIANKYFSVLPFLYGIFITPYWSAFTDAYIKRDTRWIRATIRRLNLICAGMAILALLMLAVAQLVFSLWIGHKIQVPTSLSIWLTAYVISFIFLSNYNYFINGVGQIKTLVQASLVGIVLYFPLNYVLFQFTNAGPASVVIAGTLWNCFLLVICMRQYRQIMNTLSHEPANYALQD, from the coding sequence TTGAGTAAACATCACCGTATTGATGCTCGAAGCCTGATCGTCTATCGAAACGTGATCGAGTCGATCTTTCTGAAAGGGGCTGGTGTGGTAATTGGGTTTCTGACCGTAACATTAACCGTTCAGTTCATCAGTGTCAAGGACTTTGGCATCTGGATGACCATTACCTTTCTGACCAGTTGGTTCAGCTTAGTAGATGTAAGTTTTGGCAACGGTCTCCGAAATAGTTTGGTCCTCTTTTTTGATACCGGGAATGATGCGGCCGCCAAAAACTACGTTAGTACCCTGTATTTTCTTTCGGGCGCATTTGCCCTTATGTTCTGTGTGATTTTTGGCACCCTACACTTTTTCCTGGACTGGACTAGCCTGCTTAATATTGACAGCGACCAGCCCGCACTCATTAACACAATAATTACCTATACATTGATAAGTTTCAGCATTCAACTTCTGCTGAAGCCGATCAACTCCATTTTACTGGCCGACCAGCGGGCCGCAGCTGTGGCGTGGATTTTATTGATCGTCAATGTGGCCGTCATCTTGCTGATCTATGCCGCTTCGGTTTTTCTCCATGCCTCTCTGGTGGTTATTGCCCATATCTATAACCTGGTTCCCGTACTAGTCTTTGGTGGAGTTTCCGTTTATTTTTTTCGCACGACTTACGCCCGACTCGCCCCCGGTATTTCCTACATCGACGTTTCGTTGATCAAAAAGTTAGTGACGATAAGCGGGCAGTTTTTTTTTCTTCAACTGGTGAGCATTATTGTGTTCACTTCCGGAGGGCTTTTCATTTCATATTATCTGGGGTCCAACAGCGTGGCTCCGTATAGTATTGCCAATAAATACTTCAGTGTATTGCCATTCCTGTACGGCATTTTCATCACCCCGTATTGGTCGGCCTTTACCGATGCGTACATCAAACGAGACACTCGTTGGATACGGGCTACTATCCGGCGACTCAATCTGATCTGTGCGGGTATGGCCATCCTGGCCCTCCTGATGCTTGCGGTAGCTCAACTAGTTTTTTCATTATGGATAGGTCACAAAATCCAGGTTCCAACCAGTCTTTCCATCTGGTTGACGGCCTACGTCATCAGTTTTATCTTCCTGAGTAACTACAACTACTTTATCAACGGCGTCGGCCAGATTAAAACACTGGTACAAGCATCACTGGTGGGCATTGTGTTATACTTCCCCCTAAACTATGTTCTTTTTCAGTTTACCAATGCAGGCCCCGCCAGTGTTGTCATTGCCGGTACGCTGTGGAATTGCTTTCTGCTGGTGATATGTATGCGGCAATACCGTCAGATTATGAACACATTGAGCCATGAACCCGCGAACTATGCTCTTCAGGATTAG
- a CDS encoding WecB/TagA/CpsF family glycosyltransferase → MILSGAPDSRSPQSVRKNVVSLEISLSSYQQFIQDILQAACLRKSGYACFANAHMIVEAVRDPAFAEMVNRATWTTADGVPVAWAIRLLYGRRQERITGLDVLPALLQEAPRHDVSVYVYGSTPAVLERCADYCAQHHPELSISGLYAPPFRALTAGEEEEVVERIRTSGAGLVFVALGCPKQEKWMAALSHRIPAVLLGVGGALPVTVGVQKRAPNWMQFAGLEWLYRFFQEPRRLFSRYFSTNSLFVFYLTRQWIRQWLQADN, encoded by the coding sequence ATGATTCTCTCCGGTGCCCCCGATTCACGATCACCTCAGTCTGTCCGAAAGAATGTTGTTAGCCTGGAGATAAGCCTCAGTTCATACCAACAGTTTATACAGGACATACTGCAAGCCGCTTGTCTGCGTAAGTCGGGTTACGCCTGTTTTGCCAATGCCCATATGATCGTTGAAGCGGTTCGCGATCCGGCGTTTGCAGAGATGGTTAACAGGGCTACCTGGACAACTGCCGATGGGGTGCCGGTAGCCTGGGCAATACGCCTGTTATACGGACGTCGACAGGAGCGTATTACAGGACTCGATGTATTACCTGCACTACTTCAGGAGGCACCCCGGCACGATGTTTCGGTTTATGTCTACGGGTCTACACCGGCAGTGCTCGAACGTTGTGCCGATTACTGTGCGCAACATCACCCGGAACTGTCCATTTCGGGTCTATATGCTCCTCCGTTTCGGGCATTGACAGCCGGGGAAGAAGAGGAGGTTGTTGAACGTATCCGGACGTCGGGTGCCGGGCTTGTTTTTGTCGCACTGGGTTGCCCCAAACAGGAGAAATGGATGGCTGCCCTGTCGCATCGGATTCCAGCTGTTTTGCTGGGCGTCGGAGGGGCGCTGCCCGTTACAGTTGGCGTACAAAAACGGGCACCCAACTGGATGCAATTTGCTGGTTTAGAGTGGTTGTATCGATTCTTTCAGGAGCCTCGCCGACTGTTCTCCCGCTATTTTAGTACGAACTCCCTGTTTGTATTTTACCTCACCCGGCAATGGATTCGTCAGTGGCTCCAGGCGGATAACTAA
- a CDS encoding acyltransferase, with translation MKQRVYEFIKQHPMLLKLALVIKSGSFFKSTVTKTIQGKRNKLSISRSAFCVNCTIDIDGNDNTILIEEGARLHGLTVYIRGNSNRIHIAKQVRFKRGGSLWIEDERGEISIGTRTMIEDVHVAVTEPGSSIRIGEDCLLAYDIDVRTGDSHSILDATTGQRINYAKDVVIDDHVWIAAHCSILKGVRIRKNSIVATRSVLTKSFDQEGIIIGGNPAKLLKDNINWAQERLYDG, from the coding sequence ATGAAGCAACGAGTCTACGAATTTATCAAGCAGCATCCGATGCTTCTGAAACTGGCATTAGTGATTAAGTCAGGTTCGTTTTTCAAATCCACCGTTACGAAAACGATCCAAGGTAAGCGGAATAAGCTCTCCATTAGCCGGTCGGCATTTTGTGTAAACTGTACGATCGATATTGATGGTAATGATAACACGATTCTTATTGAAGAGGGTGCCCGTCTGCATGGACTCACGGTATACATCCGGGGCAATTCGAATCGGATTCATATTGCCAAACAGGTTCGGTTTAAACGAGGGGGTAGTCTGTGGATCGAAGATGAACGGGGCGAAATTAGTATTGGCACGCGCACGATGATCGAAGATGTTCATGTGGCAGTTACGGAGCCTGGTTCCAGCATACGGATCGGCGAGGATTGTTTGTTGGCCTACGATATAGATGTGCGTACCGGCGATTCGCATTCGATTCTGGATGCCACAACCGGGCAACGAATCAACTATGCTAAAGATGTTGTTATTGATGATCACGTCTGGATAGCCGCCCATTGCAGCATTCTAAAAGGCGTCCGCATCCGAAAAAATTCCATTGTCGCTACGCGCTCCGTCCTAACCAAATCGTTCGATCAGGAGGGAATCATCATCGGAGGAAACCCAGCTAAACTACTGAAAGACAATATAAACTGGGCACAGGAGCGCCTGTACGATGGTTAA
- a CDS encoding glycosyltransferase family 2 protein encodes MIYVVIPVHNRKQYTRKCLACLRDQTEQAHQVVVVDDGSTDGTADMIQAEFPNVLVRMGTGSLWWAGGTNLGIQYVLDHLKSQPNDFLLTLNDDTEIAPNYLANLLNAYSAKQPCIIGSVSVDIREPGRLLYAGTHIDMSFAKIRDLAKTRFKQQQALLATGPHYIPSDCLPGRGMLIPISVFSKIGLLDELHFQHHMADLDFSIRARKAGFSLFVATNCVVYEHAEATGLALNKSTSIRQFLRALFTTRSPINLKTRYHFARIHAPAFLIYLTFDLARIFGGYVRRKLMND; translated from the coding sequence ATGATTTACGTTGTTATTCCGGTCCATAATCGAAAGCAGTATACCCGAAAATGCCTGGCCTGTTTGAGGGATCAAACGGAGCAGGCTCATCAGGTTGTTGTGGTTGATGATGGATCAACGGACGGAACGGCGGATATGATACAGGCCGAATTTCCCAACGTACTTGTTCGCATGGGTACAGGCTCGCTCTGGTGGGCGGGCGGCACCAATCTGGGTATTCAATATGTACTGGATCACCTGAAAAGCCAACCCAATGACTTCCTGTTGACCTTAAACGATGATACGGAAATTGCCCCCAATTATCTGGCCAATCTGCTCAATGCCTATTCTGCTAAGCAACCCTGTATAATCGGCTCAGTATCTGTCGATATCCGGGAGCCTGGCCGACTTCTGTATGCAGGAACCCATATTGACATGTCGTTTGCGAAAATTCGGGATTTGGCCAAAACCCGTTTCAAACAGCAACAGGCTCTGTTAGCAACCGGCCCACACTATATTCCCTCCGATTGCCTGCCAGGCAGGGGTATGCTGATACCGATCTCAGTATTTAGCAAAATCGGTTTGCTCGATGAACTTCATTTTCAGCACCATATGGCCGACCTCGACTTTTCGATCCGTGCCCGAAAAGCAGGTTTTTCATTATTTGTGGCCACAAATTGTGTGGTCTATGAACATGCCGAGGCCACTGGGTTAGCCCTTAACAAGTCCACCTCAATACGACAGTTTTTAAGGGCTTTGTTCACGACACGATCACCCATTAACCTAAAGACCAGGTATCACTTTGCCCGTATTCACGCACCCGCTTTTCTAATCTACCTGACCTTTGACTTGGCCCGGATCTTCGGCGGGTACGTACGCAGGAAACTGATGAACGACTAA
- a CDS encoding sugar transferase yields the protein MVSEAINSQRLEKRVIPFIATQTSGYPAKRIVDLVMSALVTLLLLSWMIPLICLAIRLTSPGPAIFVQLRSGRNGQQFRCLKFRTMYTPPSGTSVFRQAAKNDPRVTPLGRLLRRTNLDEMPQFLNVLLGDMSLVGPRPHPLGLDAEYWHVLPTYSLRNGIRPGITGLAQVSGCRGGMTYPLMMKHRVRYDLFYIQKASFLFDIYICFQTLAAMFTGNTDAF from the coding sequence ATGGTCTCCGAAGCAATTAACTCCCAAAGGCTTGAGAAACGAGTCATCCCTTTCATTGCAACCCAAACCAGTGGCTATCCAGCCAAACGAATCGTCGATCTGGTTATGAGTGCGTTGGTCACTCTACTCTTGTTAAGTTGGATGATTCCACTTATTTGCTTGGCTATCCGGCTTACTTCGCCGGGGCCAGCTATTTTCGTGCAGCTTCGGTCAGGCCGAAACGGGCAGCAGTTCAGGTGTTTAAAATTCCGGACAATGTACACCCCACCATCCGGTACAAGCGTTTTTCGTCAAGCCGCGAAAAATGACCCGCGTGTAACTCCCCTTGGCCGTCTATTGCGCCGGACAAATCTGGACGAGATGCCCCAGTTCCTGAACGTACTCCTGGGCGACATGAGTCTGGTAGGGCCCCGCCCCCATCCACTTGGGTTAGATGCTGAATATTGGCACGTCCTACCTACCTATTCATTACGAAACGGCATTCGTCCGGGTATTACGGGGCTGGCGCAGGTTAGTGGATGTCGGGGAGGAATGACCTATCCATTGATGATGAAACACCGGGTTCGCTACGACCTGTTCTACATTCAGAAAGCGTCTTTTTTATTCGATATCTACATATGCTTCCAAACGCTGGCAGCCATGTTTACGGGTAACACAGATGCATTTTAA
- a CDS encoding tyrosine-protein phosphatase — protein sequence MNKLLNRLLAPFRNQSNQPPDQPGCYWQADIHSHLLPGVDDGVSSPEEALVCLQQLSAWGIQRVITTPHVSQDWYPNRQEDLLKGQRMLQNLVKEHQIPITIQVAAEYLLDDLFLDLLRADQLSSFGKQKYVLFETGWAAAPNFLHEIVFHLLGQGYQPLLAHPERYTYYHSDLKLLADLRNAGCLFQLNWGSMTGRYGRRVQAQAHRFLTNKWVDFIGSDLHRPTDLESYGKLFTASDYHLLQQQPLRNQELITELTNT from the coding sequence GTGAATAAGTTACTCAACCGATTACTTGCCCCGTTCAGAAATCAGTCCAATCAACCACCGGATCAACCGGGCTGTTACTGGCAGGCCGACATTCATTCTCACTTGCTTCCGGGAGTCGATGATGGTGTATCCAGCCCGGAAGAAGCCCTTGTTTGTCTGCAACAGCTTTCGGCCTGGGGTATTCAACGGGTTATTACAACCCCACACGTTAGTCAGGACTGGTACCCAAACAGGCAGGAGGATCTTTTAAAAGGTCAGCGTATGCTACAGAACCTGGTAAAGGAACATCAGATTCCGATAACGATCCAGGTAGCTGCGGAATATCTGCTCGACGATTTATTCCTGGACCTGCTCCGTGCCGACCAGTTGTCGAGTTTCGGGAAACAGAAGTACGTGCTTTTTGAAACAGGCTGGGCAGCCGCGCCAAATTTTCTGCATGAAATTGTCTTTCATTTACTGGGGCAGGGCTACCAGCCTTTACTGGCGCACCCTGAACGCTATACCTATTACCACAGTGACCTGAAACTACTCGCTGATTTACGGAATGCAGGCTGTCTGTTTCAACTCAACTGGGGATCAATGACCGGACGTTATGGCCGTCGGGTACAGGCGCAGGCACATCGTTTTTTAACCAATAAATGGGTCGATTTTATTGGATCAGATCTTCACCGGCCCACCGATCTGGAATCCTATGGCAAGTTGTTTACGGCCTCTGACTATCACTTACTGCAACAGCAACCTCTCCGTAATCAGGAACTTATTACGGAGTTAACCAACACGTAA
- a CDS encoding DapH/DapD/GlmU-related protein → MNPRTMLFRISRLLYRTIRFIKRRIWYVGQTLLTRLYFYLNGVVYGKGMRSYGIPVVDITDGSQLVIGESFVFINGMNYSNRIGRQQPCFFIANLGGQIHIGNHVGMSATALVCHESITIGNHVTIGGNTVIYDTDFHSLDVRQRAGYADNALAATAPVVIQDGAFIGAHVTILKGVTIGHHAVIGAGSVVTKSVPANQIWAGNPARYINDLLTDSTR, encoded by the coding sequence ATGAACCCGCGAACTATGCTCTTCAGGATTAGCAGGCTACTATATCGCACCATCCGGTTCATAAAACGACGGATCTGGTACGTTGGTCAAACCCTGCTGACCCGGCTCTATTTTTACCTCAATGGTGTAGTCTACGGTAAAGGCATGAGGAGTTATGGGATTCCGGTTGTTGATATTACGGATGGTAGCCAACTGGTGATTGGGGAATCCTTTGTTTTCATCAACGGCATGAATTACAGTAATCGAATCGGGCGACAACAGCCCTGCTTTTTCATTGCGAATCTGGGCGGACAAATACACATCGGCAATCACGTAGGTATGAGTGCCACCGCCCTGGTTTGCCACGAGTCCATTACGATAGGCAATCACGTTACCATTGGCGGAAACACCGTTATTTATGACACGGACTTTCATAGTCTGGATGTACGCCAGCGGGCAGGCTATGCAGACAATGCACTGGCGGCTACTGCACCCGTGGTTATTCAGGACGGTGCCTTCATCGGTGCACACGTGACTATTTTGAAGGGTGTTACCATTGGCCATCATGCCGTAATTGGAGCGGGCTCGGTTGTCACGAAAAGCGTTCCGGCCAACCAGATATGGGCTGGTAACCCTGCCAGGTACATAAACGATCTATTGACCGACTCAACACGATGA
- a CDS encoding glycosyltransferase family 4 protein, translating into MRVLLIHNFYQQAGGEDTVFQQEAAMLRENGVDVEMLTFTNENFEGTLLNKFGAATRSMYSTDSGDRAGQVIDRFRPDVVHIHNLFYTATAAVIRVAKQRGVPVVMTLHNYRLVCVSGLLMREGKIPCETCLTQLVPLAGIRHACFRQSHLQSAQLSLITMLHKLSGIWRRVDRFVVLTEFARQKILSSSLDLSPTQVVVKPNFVPDAGYAEPGQRQDQFLFIGRLSPEKGIRVILEAARKKPFNLRIIGDGPLADEVKEAVASLPHVEFTGWQNRSTVLAALKTCRAVLVPSVWYEGLPTVILEAFSTGTPIICSDQENLNQIVKDEQTGLLFKTGNSDDLNRVIERMNQQPELVSRLAQASRGEFPHYSKETAYKATMKLYDELVKQNLLSTEAQRIQR; encoded by the coding sequence ATGCGCGTATTACTGATTCATAATTTTTACCAGCAGGCGGGAGGAGAAGATACTGTGTTTCAACAGGAAGCAGCTATGCTTCGGGAAAACGGGGTAGACGTAGAAATGTTGACGTTTACTAACGAAAATTTCGAGGGAACATTACTCAACAAGTTTGGAGCAGCTACCCGGTCGATGTATAGTACGGATTCAGGCGACCGGGCCGGGCAGGTGATCGACCGGTTTCGACCCGATGTCGTTCATATTCACAACCTGTTTTATACCGCAACGGCCGCTGTCATTCGGGTGGCAAAGCAACGGGGCGTGCCTGTGGTGATGACCTTACATAACTACCGGTTAGTTTGTGTTAGCGGCCTGTTGATGCGCGAGGGGAAGATTCCCTGCGAAACCTGCCTCACCCAACTGGTACCGTTGGCGGGTATACGTCATGCCTGTTTCCGACAATCGCACCTGCAATCGGCGCAGTTAAGCCTGATTACTATGCTTCATAAACTATCTGGAATCTGGCGACGTGTAGACCGGTTTGTAGTACTGACGGAATTTGCACGCCAGAAAATTTTGTCGTCATCCCTGGATCTTTCACCCACTCAAGTAGTGGTCAAACCCAATTTTGTGCCCGATGCAGGCTACGCTGAGCCTGGGCAACGACAGGATCAATTTCTGTTCATCGGTCGACTTTCGCCTGAAAAGGGGATCCGAGTCATACTGGAAGCGGCCCGAAAAAAGCCGTTTAACCTACGAATTATTGGCGATGGTCCCCTGGCAGATGAAGTGAAAGAGGCCGTTGCTTCGTTACCGCATGTGGAGTTTACGGGCTGGCAGAATCGGTCCACTGTTCTGGCCGCTCTGAAAACCTGCCGGGCCGTACTGGTACCGTCCGTCTGGTATGAGGGATTACCAACGGTTATTCTGGAAGCTTTCTCGACAGGTACCCCCATCATTTGCTCCGATCAGGAAAATCTGAACCAGATTGTTAAGGATGAGCAGACCGGACTCCTGTTTAAAACCGGCAACAGCGACGACCTGAACCGGGTCATTGAGCGAATGAATCAGCAGCCGGAATTAGTCAGTCGATTGGCACAGGCCAGTAGAGGAGAATTCCCTCATTATTCAAAAGAAACGGCGTACAAGGCTACGATGAAGCTTTATGATGAATTGGTTAAGCAAAATTTATTGTCCACAGAGGCACAGAGAATACAGAGGTAA
- a CDS encoding tyrosine-protein kinase, producing MSNSSNYSYVPYQVMDTDSAFRTTLLRYVRHWYWFLITLGLMLLAAYVYLQFKQPIYLSQSSLLIKDEKKGLDSDNILKDLEIFAPKKIVENEIEVFKSYTLMNQVVQELGLDVTYFHDTPYGPRELFQQSPIRLIIEQPTSALYQEKPFTIQFIDNNSIKVENKLYPLNTSIQTSMGRLRFFPRQAISASTEPLLIQVAPRHKTAKNYLRVLKAEPTSKASTVIMLSIETGVPDKGEAILNRLIDLYTKASVLDKNRVASNTLNFIDDRLQLVSGELQTVEKGVETYKSSEGITDLGLQAKGFLESAQQNDTELSQVTIQLQALNDVQKYVNSQPAYRSGTPATLGLNDPTLLGLFETFTKLEAQRDQLMRTTSEKNPLLQTVNSQLQTVRSNISENIGTMQKILAGAQQQFLAKNHKIESVIRTIPAKERILLNITRQQAIKNDLYTYLLRKREETAVSYASAISDSRVIDAALTDEKPIKPNKSLLFLLFGLAGLVLPAAFLAVYDLVNNRVMHRSDVEEGTQVPILGEIVKKKQSEALVVANRSNTVIAEQIRMLRTNLNYLRSSQDSSQVLLFTSSIEGEGKSFISLNLGASLALVGMRTVILEMDLRKPRLRQSLNLPDGPGLSNYLSGETSLPQIVTPLPDKPNYFIITSGPLPPNPSEVLSSPRLQQLIMDLRRHFDYILIDAPPVGLVTDAQLIAQHADATLYIVRHDVTPKNCLKMLDSLYREKRFNKLNVILNAVQNDASSYYSYGGYKSDLYQTKGVQKKKSFLSRFNPN from the coding sequence ATGTCTAATTCATCCAACTATTCCTACGTACCCTACCAGGTGATGGATACAGACAGCGCCTTCCGGACCACCCTGCTCCGTTATGTTCGTCACTGGTATTGGTTCCTGATAACCCTCGGCCTAATGCTGTTGGCCGCTTACGTTTATTTGCAGTTTAAGCAACCAATCTATCTGAGTCAAAGCAGTTTGTTGATCAAGGATGAAAAGAAAGGGCTGGACTCCGACAATATTTTAAAAGACCTTGAAATTTTTGCGCCTAAAAAAATTGTCGAAAACGAGATTGAGGTGTTCAAATCGTACACCCTCATGAATCAGGTCGTTCAGGAACTCGGTCTGGATGTAACGTATTTCCATGATACACCTTATGGCCCACGGGAGTTATTTCAGCAGTCCCCCATTCGACTGATTATCGAGCAACCGACCAGCGCCCTGTATCAGGAGAAGCCATTTACGATCCAGTTTATCGACAACAACTCCATTAAAGTAGAGAATAAACTGTATCCACTGAATACGAGTATTCAGACTTCAATGGGCAGGTTGCGCTTCTTTCCCCGACAGGCAATATCGGCCAGTACTGAGCCCCTGCTGATTCAGGTAGCTCCCCGCCATAAAACTGCCAAAAACTACCTCAGGGTACTGAAAGCCGAGCCAACCAGTAAGGCGTCCACAGTCATCATGCTTTCAATAGAAACGGGCGTTCCCGATAAAGGAGAAGCAATTTTAAATCGATTAATCGACCTGTATACCAAGGCCTCCGTATTAGATAAGAACCGGGTGGCTTCCAATACACTGAATTTTATTGATGATCGACTTCAGTTGGTGTCAGGCGAATTGCAAACGGTTGAAAAAGGGGTAGAGACCTATAAATCATCGGAAGGAATCACAGACCTGGGCCTTCAAGCGAAGGGTTTCCTTGAAAGTGCCCAGCAAAACGACACCGAACTGAGTCAGGTAACCATTCAGTTACAGGCGCTGAACGACGTTCAAAAGTATGTGAATAGCCAACCGGCGTACCGCAGTGGCACACCAGCCACACTCGGCTTGAATGACCCCACCTTGCTCGGTCTTTTCGAAACGTTCACAAAACTGGAAGCCCAGCGTGATCAATTAATGCGGACAACCTCGGAGAAGAATCCATTGTTACAAACGGTCAACAGCCAGCTTCAAACGGTCAGGTCCAATATTTCAGAAAACATTGGGACGATGCAGAAAATCCTAGCCGGAGCCCAACAGCAGTTCTTAGCCAAAAATCATAAAATAGAAAGCGTTATCCGCACAATTCCTGCCAAGGAGCGTATCCTATTGAATATCACCCGGCAACAGGCTATTAAAAATGATTTATATACCTATTTACTAAGAAAACGGGAAGAAACGGCGGTTTCCTACGCATCGGCTATATCAGACTCCCGTGTTATTGATGCCGCCCTGACGGATGAGAAGCCTATAAAGCCCAATAAATCCTTACTATTTCTACTGTTTGGGCTAGCGGGCTTAGTCTTGCCAGCGGCTTTTCTGGCCGTGTACGATCTGGTCAATAACCGGGTCATGCACCGATCAGATGTTGAAGAAGGCACACAGGTTCCAATTCTGGGTGAGATCGTCAAGAAAAAGCAGTCCGAAGCACTTGTCGTTGCCAACCGGAGCAATACCGTTATTGCCGAGCAGATTCGGATGCTGCGAACTAATTTAAATTACCTCCGAAGTAGCCAGGATAGTAGTCAGGTATTGCTCTTTACGTCCAGCATTGAGGGAGAAGGGAAGTCATTTATCTCATTGAACCTCGGTGCAAGTCTGGCGTTAGTGGGTATGCGGACCGTAATTCTGGAGATGGATCTTCGTAAACCCCGGCTTCGCCAGTCGCTTAATTTGCCCGATGGTCCTGGGCTAAGCAATTACCTCTCGGGCGAAACAAGCTTACCCCAAATTGTCACTCCTCTGCCCGATAAACCAAATTATTTCATCATTACAAGTGGCCCACTTCCCCCCAATCCGTCGGAAGTATTGAGCAGCCCCCGACTACAGCAGCTCATTATGGATCTTCGGCGTCACTTCGATTATATTCTGATCGATGCGCCCCCAGTGGGATTAGTGACCGATGCCCAGTTGATTGCCCAGCATGCTGATGCAACTCTCTACATTGTTCGGCACGATGTTACGCCGAAGAACTGCCTGAAAATGCTGGACTCGTTATATCGGGAGAAGCGATTCAATAAACTCAATGTTATACTCAACGCTGTACAGAACGACGCATCCAGCTACTATAGTTATGGCGGCTACAAAAGCGATTTGTACCAGACCAAAGGAGTGCAGAAAAAAAAGTCTTTTCTCAGTCGGTTCAATCCTAATTAA